A DNA window from Drosophila pseudoobscura strain MV-25-SWS-2005 chromosome 2, UCI_Dpse_MV25, whole genome shotgun sequence contains the following coding sequences:
- the LOC6897430 gene encoding histone H2B-like — MPPKTSGKAAKKAGKAQKNITKNDKKKKRKRKESYAIYIYKVLKQVHPDTGISSKAMSIMNSFVNDIFERIAAEASRLAHYNKRSTITSREIQTAVRLLLPGELAKHAVSEGTKAVTKYTISK; from the coding sequence atgCCTCCCAAGACTAGTGGAAAGGCAGCCAAAAAGGCTGGAAAGGCTCAGAAGAACATTACCAAGAacgacaagaagaagaagcgcaAGAGGAAGGAGAGCTATGCCATCTATATTTACAAAGTTCTGAAGCAAGTCCATCCTGACACTGGTATTTCGTCGAAAGCGATGAGCATCATGAACAGCTTTGTAAATGACATCTTCGAGCGCATTGCTGCCGAGGCGTCTCGCTTGGCTCATTACAACAAGCGCTCAACCATCACCAGTCGGGAAATCCAAACGGCtgtgcgcctgctgctgccgggagAGCTGGCCAAGCACGCTGTTAGTGAGGGAACCAAGGCTGTCACCAAGTACACCATCTCCAAGTAA
- the LOC117183574 gene encoding histone H1-like, whose product MSDSAVATSASPVAAPPVPAEKKVAAKKASGSAAATAKAKKPTAPPSHPPTQQMVDASIKSLKERGGSSLLAIKKYITAEYKCDAQKLAPFIKKYLKSAVANGKLIQTKGKGASGSFKLSASAKKEPKPKVASVEKKVKSKKVASSSSAATKKTASPKKAAAAGDKKLKVKKSVATKKTAEKKKTEKAKAKDAKKTGIVKAKPAATKAKSSPAKPKPKPKAKAVAAAASVKPKKTTKKPAAPATVKKPKAKTTAAKK is encoded by the coding sequence ATGTCTGATTCTGCAGTTGCAACATCCGCGTCTCCAGTGGCTGCTCCACCAGTGCCAGCGGAGAAGAAGGTGGCCGCCAAAAAGGCATCTGGatccgctgctgctactgcaaaGGCAAAGAAGCCCACAGCTCCACCATCGCATCCCCCAACTCAGCAAATGGTTGACGCTTCGATTAAGAGCTTGAAGGAACGTGGCGGCTCATCGCTTTTGGCAATCAAGAAATATATTACTGCCGAATACAAATGCGATGCCCAGAAACTGGCCCCATTTATCAAGAAGTACTTGAAGTCGGCCGTTGCCAATGGAAAGCTGATCCAAACAAAGGGAAAGGGTGCATCTGGTTCGTTCAAGCTGTCGGCTTCCGCCAAAAAGGAGCCCAAGCCAAAGGTTGCATCTGTCGAGAAGAAAGTTAAAAGTAAGAAGGTggcgtcatcgtcgtcggcgGCAACCAAGAAGACAGCAAGCCCTAAAAAAGCAGCCGCTGCCGGTGACAAGAAACTAAAGGTGAAGAAGTCAGTCGCCACCAAGAAGACCgccgagaagaagaaaactgagAAGGCAAAGGCTAAGGATGCGAAGAAAACTGGAATCGTGAAGGCGAAGCCAGCAGCGACAAAGGCCAAGTCGAGCccagcaaaaccaaagccaaagccaaaagcaaaggctGTAGCTGCAGCGGCATCTGTCAAGCCCAAGAAGACAACGAAGAAGCCAGCAGCTCCCGCCACTGTAAAGAAGCCGAAAGCCAAGACGACAGCGGCCAAAAAGTAA
- the LOC117183603 gene encoding histone H4 gives MTGRGKGGKGLGKGGAKRHRKVLRDNIQGITKPAIRRLARRGGVKRISGLIYEETRGVLKVFLENVIRDAVTYTEHAKRKTVTAMDVVYALKRQGRTLYGFGG, from the coding sequence ATGACTGGTCGTGGTAAAGGTGGCAAAGGCTTGGGAAAGGGAGGCGCTAAGCGTCATCGCAAGGTTCTGCGTGATAACATCCAGGGTATCACGAAGCCCGCTATCCGCCGTTTGGCTCGTCGTGGCGGTGTAAAACGTATCTCGGGACTCATCTACGAGGAAACTCGTGGAGTGCTGAAAGTGTTTTTGGAAAACGTTATCCGTGATGCCGTCACCTACACCGAACATGCCAAGAGGAAGACAGTCACAGCCATGGATGTTGTGTATGCTCTGAAGAGACAAGGCCGCACGCTGTACGGTTTCGGCGGTTAA
- the LOC26532855 gene encoding histone H2A-like — MAFCGVGQHSCVNSEKEKESINMSGRGKGGKVKGKAKSRSNRAGLQFPVGRIHRLLRKGNYAERVGAGAPVYLAAVMEYLAAEVLELAGNAARDNKKTRIIPRHLQLAIRNDEELNKLLSGVTIAQGGVLPNIQAVLLPKKTEKKA; from the coding sequence ATGGCGTTCTGTGGCGTTGGACAACATTCGTGTGTGAacagtgaaaaagaaaaggaatctATTAACATGTCTGGTCGTGGTAAAGGTGGCAAAGTGAAGGGAAAGGCAAAGTCTCGGTCGAACCGTGCTGGTCTTCAGTTCCCTGTGGGTCGTATTCATCGTCTACTTCGCAAGGGCAACTATGCCGAGCGTGTCGGTGCCGGCGCTCCCGTTTACCTGGCAGCCGTGATGGAATACTTGGCCGCTGAAGTTCTCGAGTTGGCTGGCAATGCTGCCCGTGATAACAAGAAGACGAGAATTATCCCTCGCCATCTGCAGCTGGCCATCCGCAACGATGAGGAGTTGAACAAACTGCTCTCAGGCGTCACCATTGCTCAGGGTGGTGTGTTGCCCAACATCCAGGCCGTTCTGCTGCCCAAGAAGACCGAGAAGAAGGCATAA
- the LOC6903936 gene encoding histone H2B, which yields MPPKTSGKAAKKAGKAQKNITKNDKKKKRKRKESYAIYIYKVLKQVHPDTGISSKAMSIMNSFVNDIFERIAAEASRLAHYNKRSTITSREIQTAVRLLLPGELAKHAVSEGTKAVTKYTSSK from the coding sequence ATGCCTCCCAAGACTAGTGGAAAGGCAGCCAAAAAGGCTGGAAAGGCTCAGAAGAACATTACCAAGAacgacaagaagaagaagcgcaAGAGGAAGGAGAGCTATGCCATCTATATTTACAAAGTTCTGAAGCAAGTCCATCCTGACACTGGTATTTCGTCGAAAGCGATGAGCATCATGAACAGCTTTGTAAATGACATCTTCGAGCGCATTGCTGCCGAGGCGTCTCGCTTGGCTCATTACAACAAGCGCTCAACCATCACCAGTCGGGAAATCCAAACGGCtgtgcgcctgctgctgccgggagAGCTGGCCAAGCACGCTGTTAGTGAGGGAACCAAGGCTGTCACCAAGTACACCAGCTCCAAGTAA
- the LOC117183621 gene encoding histone H1-like, whose product MSDSAVATSASPVAAPPVPAEKKVAAKKASGSAAATAKAKKPTAPPSHPPTQQMVDASIKSLKERGGSSLLAIKKYITAEYKCDAQKLAPFIKKYLKSAVANGKLIQTKGKGASGSFKLSASAKKEPKPKVASVEKKVKSKKVASSSSAANKKTASPKKAAAAGDKKLKVKKSVATKKTAEKKKTEKAKAKDAKKTGIVKAKPAATKAKSSPAKPKPKPKAKAVAAAASVKPKKTTKKPAAPATVKKPKAKTTAAKK is encoded by the coding sequence ATGTCTGATTCTGCAGTTGCAACATCCGCGTCTCCAGTGGCTGCTCCACCAGTGCCAGCGGAGAAGAAGGTGGCCGCCAAAAAGGCATCTGGatccgctgctgctactgcaaaGGCAAAGAAGCCCACAGCTCCACCATCGCATCCCCCAACTCAGCAAATGGTTGACGCTTCGATTAAGAGCTTGAAGGAACGTGGCGGCTCATCGCTTTTGGCAATCAAGAAATATATTACTGCCGAATACAAATGCGATGCCCAGAAACTGGCCCCATTTATCAAGAAGTACTTGAAGTCGGCCGTTGCCAATGGAAAGCTGATCCAAACAAAGGGAAAGGGTGCATCTGGTTCGTTCAAGCTTTCGGCTTCCGCCAAAAAGGAGCCCAAGCCAAAGGTTGCATCTGTCGAGAAGAAAGTTAAAAGTAAGAAGGTggcgtcatcgtcgtcggcgGCAAACAAGAAGACAGCAAGCCCTAAAAAAGCAGCCGCTGCCGGTGACAAGAAACTAAAGGTGAAGAAGTCAGTCGCCACCAAGAAGACCgccgagaagaagaaaactgagAAGGCAAAGGCTAAGGATGCGAAGAAAACTGGAATCGTGAAGGCGAAGCCAGCAGCGACAAAGGCCAAGTCGAGCccagcaaaaccaaagccaaagccaaaagcaaaggctGTAGCTGCAGCGGCATCTGTCAAGCCCAAGAAGACAACGAAGAAGCCAGCAGCTCCCGCCACTGTAAAGAAGCCGAAAGCCAAGACGACAGCGGCCAAAAAGTAA
- the LOC117183581 gene encoding histone H2A, with amino-acid sequence MSGRGKGGKVKGKAKSRSNRAGLQFPVGRIHRLLRKGNYAERVGAGAPVYLAAVMEYLAAEVLELAGNAARDNKKTRIIPRHLQLAIRNDEELNKLLSGVTIAQGGVLPNIQAVLLPKKTEKKA; translated from the coding sequence ATGTCTGGTCGTGGTAAAGGTGGCAAAGTGAAGGGAAAGGCAAAGTCTCGGTCGAACCGTGCTGGTCTTCAGTTCCCTGTTGGTCGTATTCATCGTCTACTTCGCAAGGGCAACTATGCCGAGCGTGTCGGTGCCGGCGCTCCCGTTTACCTGGCAGCCGTGATGGAATACTTGGCCGCTGAAGTTCTCGAGTTGGCTGGCAATGCTGCCCGTGATAACAAGAAGACGAGAATTATCCCTCGCCATCTGCAGCTGGCCATCCGCAACGATGAGGAGTTGAACAAACTGCTCTCAGGCGTCACCATTGCTCAGGGTGGTGTGTTGCCCAACATCCAGGCCGTTCTGCTGCCCAAGAAGACCGAGAAGAAGGCATAA
- the LOC117185605 gene encoding histone H4 yields MTGRGKGGKGLGKGGAKRHRKVLRDNIQGITKPAIRRLARRGGVKRISGLIYEETRGVLKVFLENVIRDAVTYTEHAKRKTVTAMDVVYALKRQGRTLYGFGG; encoded by the coding sequence ATGACTGGTCGTGGTAAAGGTGGCAAAGGCTTGGGAAAGGGAGGCGCTAAGCGTCATCGCAAGGTTCTGCGTGATAACATCCAGGGTATCACGAAGCCCGCTATCCGCCGTTTGGCTCGTCGTGGCGGTGTAAAACGTATCTCGGGACTCATCTACGAGGAAACTCGTGGAGTGCTGAAAGTGTTTTTGGAAAACGTTATCCGTGATGCCGTCACCTACACCGAACATGCCAAGAGGAAGACAGTCACAGCCATGGATGTTGTGTATGCTCTGAAGAGGCAAGGCCGCACGCTGTACGGTTTCGGCGGTTAA